Proteins from a genomic interval of Solidesulfovibrio sp.:
- the ade gene encoding adenine deaminase has translation MPDSESLDILRRRLAVARGEAPADVCIKNARVLNVLSGEIHEADVAVADGVVVGFAGGEAATVVEADGRYLCPGFIDGHIHIESTLLSPPVFARAVAPHGTCAVVSDPHEIANVLGLAGIEYMLACSRDVPVTCYFMMPSCVPATDMATSGARIGASDVAAMLARYPDRILGLAEVMNYPGVVGGDEDMLRKLRAARGRVIDGHAPGLAGRALDAYVTAGPGSDHECTELEEAREKLRRGLHVMIRQGSTEQNLDTLLPLVTADNSTQFSLVSDDRDPVDLSREGHINALVRQAVSRGVPPLRAVAMASINPARYFGLRRRGAIAPGYRADFMLVTDLTTFDITDVFLNGRHLADWEFADHSCLTPPRAMRVGGELTEAGFAIPASGPRHRVIGLIPGQIVTEARIVEARIANGLAVADPERDIAKLAVIERHKATGNMGLGFVSGLGLKRGAVAGTVAHDAHNLIVAGVNDADMVLAARTLMVSGGGFAVVADGKVLGQVRLPVAGLMSDAPLEVVTAQLAALGQAYRQVAGAGPEALAHPFMAMSFLSLEVIPSLKLTDQGLFDVTTFSRVGLFA, from the coding sequence ATGCCCGATTCCGAAAGCCTCGACATCCTGCGGCGGCGGCTGGCCGTGGCGCGCGGTGAGGCGCCGGCCGATGTGTGCATCAAAAACGCCCGTGTGCTCAACGTCCTTTCCGGCGAAATCCACGAAGCCGACGTGGCCGTGGCCGACGGCGTCGTCGTCGGCTTTGCCGGGGGCGAGGCGGCGACGGTGGTCGAGGCCGACGGCCGCTACCTGTGCCCGGGCTTCATCGACGGCCACATCCACATCGAATCGACGCTGCTTTCGCCGCCGGTCTTCGCCCGGGCCGTGGCCCCCCACGGCACCTGCGCCGTGGTCTCCGACCCCCACGAGATCGCCAACGTGCTGGGCCTCGCCGGCATCGAATACATGCTGGCCTGCAGCCGGGACGTGCCCGTGACCTGCTACTTCATGATGCCCTCGTGCGTGCCGGCGACGGACATGGCCACTTCCGGGGCGCGCATCGGCGCCTCGGACGTGGCCGCCATGCTGGCCCGCTATCCCGACCGCATCCTGGGCCTGGCCGAGGTCATGAACTACCCCGGGGTGGTTGGCGGCGACGAGGACATGCTGCGCAAGCTGCGGGCGGCCCGGGGGCGGGTCATCGACGGCCACGCGCCGGGGCTGGCCGGCCGGGCCCTGGACGCCTACGTCACGGCCGGGCCGGGCTCGGACCACGAGTGCACGGAACTGGAGGAGGCCCGGGAAAAGCTGCGCCGGGGCCTGCACGTCATGATCCGGCAGGGCAGCACCGAACAGAACCTGGACACGCTCCTGCCGCTGGTCACGGCGGACAATTCCACCCAGTTCTCCCTGGTCAGCGACGACCGCGACCCGGTGGACCTGAGCCGGGAAGGGCACATCAACGCCCTGGTGCGCCAGGCCGTCTCGCGCGGCGTGCCGCCGCTTCGGGCCGTGGCCATGGCCTCCATCAACCCGGCCCGGTATTTCGGCCTGCGCCGGCGCGGCGCCATCGCCCCGGGCTACCGGGCCGACTTCATGCTGGTCACGGACCTTACGACCTTCGATATCACGGATGTCTTCCTCAACGGCCGCCACCTGGCCGACTGGGAATTCGCCGACCATTCCTGCCTGACGCCGCCCCGGGCCATGCGCGTGGGCGGGGAGCTGACCGAGGCCGGCTTCGCCATCCCGGCCAGCGGCCCGCGCCACCGGGTCATCGGGCTCATCCCGGGCCAGATCGTCACCGAGGCGCGCATTGTGGAGGCCCGTATCGCAAACGGCCTGGCCGTGGCCGACCCCGAGCGCGATATCGCCAAGCTGGCCGTCATCGAGCGCCACAAGGCCACGGGCAACATGGGCCTGGGGTTCGTGTCCGGCCTTGGGCTCAAGCGCGGGGCCGTGGCCGGCACGGTGGCCCACGACGCCCACAACCTGATCGTGGCCGGGGTCAACGACGCGGACATGGTGCTGGCCGCACGCACGCTCATGGTCTCGGGCGGCGGCTTCGCCGTGGTGGCCGACGGCAAGGTCCTGGGCCAGGTGCGATTGCCCGTGGCCGGGCTCATGAGCGACGCGCCGCTGGAGGTGGTCACGGCCCAGCTGGCGGCCCTGGGCCAGGCCTACCGCCAGGTGGCCGGCGCGGGTCCCGAGGCCTTGGCCCATCCGTTCATGGCCATGTCGTTTTTGTCCCTGGAGGTGATTCCGTCGCTCAAGCTCACGGACCAGGGGCTTTTCGACGTGACGACCTTTTCCCGGGTCGGGCTGTTCGCCTGA
- the tgt gene encoding tRNA guanosine(34) transglycosylase Tgt, whose translation MNVPGTFTLGPGDGAARTGVLTTAHGRIETPIFMPVGTQGTVKSLCPTDLHDLKAQIILGNTYHLYLRPGDDLVARLGGLHRFMGWDGPILTDSGGFQVFSLSGLRRITEEGVTFSSHIDGSKHLFSPEKVVSIQRNLGSDIMMVLDECVPYGADRAYTEKSLALTTRWAARCRQAHPPLDRGQLLFGIVQGGFFKDLRAESARQLVDLDFEGYALGGLSVGESRPEMYDILFDATPLLPARKPRYLMGVGAPRDLLAGMAAGIDMFDCVLPTRNARNGTLFTTKGKVNIKRAEYREDDSPLDADCPCYACRTFSKAYLRHLYIARELLSYRLNTLHNLTFFSRMMERARAAIRDGRFAAFRADLEAVYPEHEEGEEE comes from the coding sequence ATGAACGTACCAGGAACGTTTACCTTGGGCCCCGGCGACGGCGCGGCCCGCACGGGCGTGCTCACGACCGCCCACGGCCGTATCGAAACGCCCATTTTCATGCCCGTCGGCACCCAAGGCACGGTCAAAAGCCTGTGCCCCACCGACCTGCACGACTTGAAGGCGCAGATCATCCTCGGCAACACCTACCACCTCTACCTGCGCCCGGGCGACGACCTGGTGGCTAGGCTCGGCGGGTTGCACCGCTTCATGGGCTGGGACGGGCCGATCCTCACCGATTCCGGCGGCTTCCAGGTGTTCAGCCTGTCGGGGCTGCGGCGCATCACCGAGGAGGGCGTCACCTTCTCCTCCCACATCGACGGCTCCAAGCACCTCTTTTCGCCGGAAAAAGTCGTCTCCATCCAGCGAAACCTGGGCTCGGACATCATGATGGTCCTCGACGAATGCGTGCCCTACGGCGCCGACCGGGCCTACACGGAAAAATCGTTGGCGCTCACCACCCGCTGGGCGGCCCGCTGCCGCCAGGCCCATCCGCCCTTGGACCGGGGCCAACTGCTGTTCGGCATCGTCCAGGGCGGCTTTTTCAAGGACCTGCGCGCCGAAAGCGCCCGGCAGCTCGTCGACCTGGACTTCGAGGGCTACGCCCTGGGCGGCCTGTCGGTGGGCGAGAGCCGGCCGGAGATGTACGACATCCTCTTCGACGCCACCCCCCTGCTCCCGGCCCGCAAGCCCCGCTATCTCATGGGCGTGGGCGCGCCGCGCGATTTGCTTGCCGGCATGGCCGCCGGCATCGACATGTTCGACTGCGTGCTGCCGACCAGAAACGCCCGAAACGGCACGCTTTTCACCACCAAGGGCAAGGTCAACATCAAGCGGGCCGAATACCGCGAGGACGACTCGCCGCTCGACGCCGACTGCCCCTGCTACGCCTGCCGGACCTTTTCCAAGGCCTACCTGCGCCACCTCTACATCGCCAGGGAACTTTTGTCGTACCGGCTCAATACCCTGCACAACCTGACTTTTTTCTCCCGGATGATGGAACGCGCCCGGGCCGCCATCCGTGACGGCCGCTTCGCCGCCTTCCGGGCGGACCTGGAAGCCGTCTACCCGGAACACGAGGAAGGGGAAGAAGAATAA
- a CDS encoding nitroreductase family protein: protein MPLFTVTEACTGCGLCVAACPASLVRQAAPGEPPTALEGREAHCIRCGHCAIACPAGAFVHELLPADEFEPIRRKDLPDFAAVRHLLDSRRSCRTFDPAPVPRQELLALIAAVRHAPTGHNTRDVGYVIVDGPARMDVARRGVLDWMAMEVGAKTERARELHLAGAARAAGKGKDVVFRGAPHVVVAHAPDRGITPALDAAIACSWLEIAAAAAGYGACWCGYLIFALDAHRPLGEMLGIPAGRKGYAALLLGRRAARPLAIPPRDMPPVTFF, encoded by the coding sequence ATGCCCCTGTTCACCGTGACCGAGGCCTGCACCGGCTGCGGCCTGTGCGTGGCCGCCTGTCCGGCCAGCCTGGTGCGCCAGGCCGCCCCGGGCGAGCCCCCGACAGCCCTGGAAGGGCGCGAGGCCCACTGCATCCGCTGCGGCCACTGCGCCATCGCCTGCCCGGCCGGGGCCTTCGTCCACGAATTGCTGCCGGCCGACGAATTCGAGCCCATCCGGCGCAAGGACCTGCCGGATTTCGCCGCCGTGCGCCATCTGCTGGACAGCCGACGTTCCTGCCGCACCTTCGATCCGGCGCCCGTGCCGCGCCAGGAGCTGCTGGCGCTTATTGCCGCCGTGCGCCACGCGCCCACGGGGCATAACACCCGGGACGTCGGCTATGTGATCGTGGACGGCCCGGCGCGCATGGACGTGGCCCGCCGGGGCGTACTGGACTGGATGGCCATGGAAGTCGGCGCCAAGACCGAGCGTGCCCGGGAGTTGCACCTGGCCGGCGCGGCCCGGGCGGCGGGCAAGGGCAAGGACGTCGTTTTTCGCGGCGCGCCCCACGTGGTGGTGGCCCATGCCCCGGACAGGGGCATCACCCCGGCGCTCGACGCGGCCATCGCCTGTTCCTGGCTGGAGATTGCGGCCGCGGCCGCCGGCTACGGCGCCTGCTGGTGCGGCTACCTGATTTTCGCCCTGGACGCGCACCGGCCGCTGGGGGAGATGCTCGGCATCCCGGCCGGCCGCAAGGGCTACGCCGCCTTGCTGCTCGGCCGGCGCGCCGCCCGGCCCCTGGCCATCCCGCCGCGGGACATGCCGCCGGTGACGTTTTTTTAA
- a CDS encoding glycosyltransferase family 39 protein encodes MPQLSPPSPGRSGQAPGWPWRLALGCLLALAAWPRFYHLETPSMWWDEILVPLTARFPAAYIIDFARHCEMHPPLYHFLIKLVEAAGLSDFALRLPSALCGLAAVYALYRVGTALYGRAAGLWAAAFLAGSAMQVWHVRQVRPYALLTLLFVFSLYFLLRFLRERRDRDLWALVGVNAPLFLLHYFTFQIVFAQGLVLLANWRPGGNGVSTRQILLFAAGTLVVAVPVLLYFFLPSQTTLSIFGFKAGYEEIGRLIAQYAAMVLWSHDDLALRLFMGAWVFCGAVVLARRAPRELAACLLLVAVPAVILFLMRKTAYFSPRHFLYMTVPAALVAGQAARLLPRPGLVPPLAVALAALGCLGVTCGHPEAYFEETSYRHPVFVTNAKPMARELAWRLRPGQVLAASDPGTVNAVSWYLDRFTAQNPFRHQRLEAGAGDFDLLFFAPYKIWGHLGKTEEAFAAAVGPIAKAEPVLNAMLYTLPVTREPAPVVAAVPYHLRRRAAFPEFYRQVAAFTDVTVNPYWGGEALATRNDSPASLEYAVDNAAGQAPQLLQWVFEYRNEGRDSTMAYALAFDDEPPLPLFTSTGPDPATARTVSLVRQRPYTRLRLLVTTVCASYTARYPGGNLETVAFRGFDLEIAPTGRFDSPGLQVAESSLGTIEHNPANLWRWGLGPRSSLAFDLPEDGRYVLECDFANVIPGQTVTIAANGRELARLADLPADAVKSLRLPVEARKGQNVVTIDYADWNQGKTAFAPTDLRTMALFFRALRLVAAP; translated from the coding sequence ATGCCACAACTGTCCCCACCATCCCCAGGCCGCTCCGGGCAGGCCCCCGGTTGGCCCTGGCGGCTGGCCCTGGGCTGCCTCCTGGCCCTGGCCGCCTGGCCCCGGTTCTACCACCTGGAAACCCCGTCCATGTGGTGGGACGAGATCCTCGTGCCGCTCACAGCCCGGTTTCCGGCCGCCTACATCATCGACTTCGCCCGGCACTGCGAGATGCATCCGCCACTGTATCATTTTTTGATCAAGCTGGTGGAAGCGGCCGGGCTGTCGGATTTCGCCCTGCGCCTGCCCTCGGCCCTGTGCGGGCTGGCGGCGGTCTATGCCCTGTACCGGGTGGGCACGGCGCTCTACGGCCGGGCGGCGGGGCTTTGGGCGGCCGCCTTCCTGGCCGGCAGCGCCATGCAGGTCTGGCATGTCCGCCAGGTGCGGCCCTATGCCCTCCTGACGCTGCTGTTCGTCTTTTCCCTATACTTTCTGCTGCGCTTTTTGCGCGAGCGCCGCGACCGCGACCTCTGGGCCCTGGTGGGCGTCAACGCGCCGCTTTTCCTCCTGCACTACTTCACCTTTCAGATCGTCTTCGCCCAGGGGCTCGTTTTGCTGGCCAACTGGCGGCCGGGAGGCAACGGCGTTTCCACGCGCCAAATCCTGCTTTTCGCCGCCGGCACCCTGGTCGTGGCCGTGCCGGTGCTGCTCTATTTCTTCCTGCCCAGCCAGACGACCCTGTCGATTTTCGGTTTCAAGGCCGGGTACGAGGAAATCGGCCGGCTCATCGCCCAATACGCGGCCATGGTCCTGTGGAGCCACGACGACCTGGCCCTGCGCCTTTTCATGGGCGCCTGGGTTTTTTGCGGCGCCGTGGTCCTGGCCCGGCGCGCCCCGCGGGAACTGGCCGCCTGCCTGCTGCTGGTCGCCGTGCCGGCCGTGATCCTTTTTCTGATGCGCAAGACCGCCTATTTCTCGCCCCGCCATTTCCTTTACATGACCGTGCCGGCGGCCCTCGTGGCCGGCCAGGCGGCCCGCCTCCTGCCCCGGCCGGGCCTGGTCCCGCCCCTGGCCGTGGCCCTGGCCGCCCTCGGTTGCCTGGGCGTGACCTGCGGCCACCCCGAGGCCTATTTCGAGGAGACGAGCTACCGCCACCCGGTCTTCGTCACCAATGCCAAGCCCATGGCCCGGGAGTTGGCCTGGCGGCTGCGCCCGGGACAGGTCCTCGCCGCCTCGGACCCGGGCACGGTCAATGCCGTGTCCTGGTACCTGGACCGGTTCACCGCCCAAAACCCCTTCCGTCACCAGCGCCTGGAGGCCGGGGCCGGGGATTTCGACCTGCTGTTTTTCGCGCCGTACAAGATCTGGGGCCATCTCGGTAAAACCGAGGAAGCCTTTGCCGCCGCCGTGGGGCCCATCGCCAAGGCCGAACCGGTGCTCAACGCCATGCTCTATACGCTGCCCGTTACGCGCGAGCCGGCCCCGGTCGTCGCGGCCGTGCCGTATCACCTGCGCCGCCGGGCGGCCTTTCCGGAATTCTACCGGCAGGTGGCCGCCTTCACCGACGTCACCGTCAACCCCTATTGGGGCGGCGAGGCCCTGGCCACCCGAAACGACAGCCCGGCCAGCCTGGAATATGCCGTGGACAACGCCGCTGGGCAGGCGCCCCAGCTGCTGCAATGGGTTTTCGAGTACCGCAACGAGGGCCGCGACAGCACCATGGCCTACGCCCTGGCCTTCGACGACGAGCCGCCGCTGCCGCTTTTCACCTCCACGGGCCCGGACCCGGCGACCGCGCGCACGGTCAGCCTGGTGCGCCAGCGCCCCTACACGCGGCTGCGCCTGCTGGTCACCACGGTCTGCGCGTCCTATACGGCCCGCTACCCCGGCGGCAACCTGGAAACCGTCGCTTTCCGGGGCTTCGACCTGGAAATCGCGCCCACGGGCCGCTTCGATTCGCCGGGCCTGCAGGTCGCCGAATCGAGCCTGGGCACCATCGAGCACAACCCGGCCAATCTCTGGCGCTGGGGCCTGGGGCCGCGAAGCAGCCTGGCCTTCGATCTGCCCGAGGACGGGCGGTACGTGCTCGAATGCGACTTCGCCAACGTCATCCCCGGCCAGACCGTGACCATCGCCGCCAACGGCCGGGAACTGGCCAGGCTCGCCGACCTGCCGGCCGACGCCGTCAAAAGCCTGCGCCTGCCCGTGGAGGCTCGCAAGGGCCAAAACGTCGTGACCATCGACTACGCCGACTGGAACCAGGGCAAAACCGCGTTCGCGCCGACGGATTTGCGGACCATGGCCCTTTTTTTCCGCGCCTTGCGCCTGGTCGCGGCCCCGTGA
- a CDS encoding transcriptional regulator, producing MYRWLILIVAAFVLYKLFMGDRGRKKDQEAESKKRMAATGEMVKDPVCGTYVPADADIRARDGDKVYAFCSYECRDAFVKRLEATRTQQQSVGQAKEGEHVGNGRA from the coding sequence ATGTACCGCTGGCTCATACTGATCGTGGCCGCTTTCGTGCTGTACAAGCTGTTCATGGGCGACCGGGGCCGCAAGAAGGACCAGGAAGCCGAGTCGAAAAAGCGCATGGCCGCCACCGGCGAAATGGTCAAGGACCCTGTCTGCGGCACCTACGTGCCGGCCGACGCCGACATCCGCGCCCGCGACGGCGACAAGGTCTACGCCTTTTGCAGCTACGAATGCCGCGACGCCTTCGTCAAGCGCCTGGAAGCCACGCGTACCCAGCAGCAGTCCGTGGGCCAAGCCAAGGAAGGCGAACACGTCGGCAACGGCCGGGCCTAG
- the folK gene encoding 2-amino-4-hydroxy-6-hydroxymethyldihydropteridine diphosphokinase encodes MVTAYLGLGSNLGDREAVLAAARERLAALPGATLAAASPIYATEPWGDPDQPGYRNQVVALELDATWSPRRLLAALQAIEAALGRVRDPDRRFGPRTIDLDILLFGGQRLDEPDLVVPHPRLRQRAFVLVPLADLAPDLPIPDGQGGSVAEALAKIPFKISGNSLWSED; translated from the coding sequence ATGGTTACGGCCTACCTCGGCCTGGGGTCCAACCTCGGGGACCGGGAGGCCGTTCTCGCCGCCGCCCGGGAGCGCCTGGCCGCACTCCCGGGGGCGACGCTCGCCGCCGCCAGCCCGATCTACGCCACCGAGCCCTGGGGCGATCCCGACCAGCCCGGCTACCGCAACCAGGTCGTGGCCCTGGAACTCGACGCCACCTGGTCGCCGCGGCGGCTGCTTGCGGCCTTGCAGGCCATCGAGGCGGCCCTTGGCCGGGTGCGCGACCCCGACCGGCGTTTCGGCCCCCGGACCATCGACCTGGACATCCTGCTTTTCGGCGGGCAGCGTCTCGACGAACCGGATCTGGTCGTGCCGCATCCGCGCCTGCGCCAGCGCGCCTTCGTCCTGGTGCCCCTGGCCGACCTGGCGCCGGACCTCCCCATCCCGGACGGGCAGGGGGGGAGCGTGGCCGAGGCCCTGGCGAAAATCCCTTTCAAAATCTCCGGAAATAGCCTATGGAGCGAGGATTGA
- a CDS encoding LL-diaminopimelate aminotransferase codes for MTAFPMADRLAALPPYLFAEIDRVKAEVRARGVDIISLGIGDPDMPTPDFIVEALCQAAKKPANHQYPDYVGLLAFRTAVADWYKARFGVALDPASEVVSLIGSKEGIAHFPLAYVNPGDLVLVCPPNYPVYPVATGFCGGEVKTLPLIEQNDFLPDLDAVTDAEWARAKMIFVNYPNNPTAATAPRSFYEKLIAKARATDTIVVSDAAYTEMYYDPADKPLSILEIEGAREVAIEFHSLSKTYNMTGWRIGMAVGNAGLVKGLGKIKENVDSGIFQAVQEAGIAALRHGEPHAAKFRDVYRERRDVAVAALTRMGITCRTPKASFYLWCKVPAGQTSAAFVTRVLQETGVVVTPGNGFGAPGEGYFRIAMTVPVARLEEALSRIAGKL; via the coding sequence ATGACCGCATTCCCCATGGCCGACCGCCTGGCCGCCCTGCCGCCATATCTTTTCGCCGAAATCGACCGGGTCAAGGCCGAAGTCCGGGCCCGTGGCGTGGACATCATTTCGCTGGGCATCGGCGACCCGGACATGCCCACCCCGGATTTCATCGTCGAGGCCCTGTGCCAAGCGGCCAAGAAGCCGGCCAACCACCAGTACCCGGACTACGTCGGCCTGCTGGCCTTCCGCACCGCCGTGGCCGACTGGTACAAGGCCCGCTTCGGCGTCGCCCTGGACCCGGCCAGCGAGGTGGTGAGCCTGATCGGCTCCAAGGAGGGCATCGCCCATTTCCCCCTGGCCTACGTCAACCCCGGCGACCTGGTGCTGGTGTGCCCGCCCAACTATCCGGTCTATCCCGTGGCCACGGGCTTTTGCGGCGGCGAGGTCAAAACCCTGCCGCTTATCGAACAAAACGACTTCCTGCCCGACCTGGACGCCGTGACCGATGCCGAGTGGGCCCGGGCCAAGATGATCTTCGTCAACTACCCCAACAACCCCACCGCGGCCACCGCCCCGCGTTCCTTCTACGAGAAGCTTATCGCCAAGGCCCGGGCAACCGACACCATCGTGGTCTCGGACGCCGCCTACACCGAGATGTACTACGATCCTGCGGACAAGCCGCTGTCGATTCTGGAGATCGAAGGGGCGCGCGAGGTGGCCATCGAGTTCCATTCCCTGTCCAAGACCTACAACATGACCGGCTGGCGCATCGGCATGGCCGTGGGCAACGCCGGCCTGGTCAAGGGCCTGGGCAAGATCAAGGAAAACGTCGATTCGGGCATCTTCCAGGCTGTGCAGGAAGCCGGCATCGCCGCCTTGCGGCACGGCGAGCCCCATGCCGCCAAGTTCCGGGACGTCTACAGGGAGCGCCGCGACGTGGCCGTGGCCGCCCTGACCAGGATGGGCATCACCTGCCGCACGCCCAAAGCCTCCTTCTACCTGTGGTGCAAGGTGCCGGCCGGCCAGACCTCGGCCGCCTTCGTCACGCGCGTGCTCCAGGAGACGGGCGTGGTGGTCACGCCGGGCAACGGCTTCGGCGCGCCCGGGGAAGGCTATTTCCGCATCGCCATGACCGTGCCGGTGGCCCGCCTGGAAGAGGCGCTTTCCCGCATCGCCGGCAAACTCTAA
- the xerD gene encoding site-specific tyrosine recombinase XerD — MSTANASSPPAPSHPWVDRYLEHLVVAKGLSEHSLAAYSTDITSFLIFLNTHDGVLERVTDDTLFLYLMHLRARGLASRSLARHLSALRGFFAFAADEAWLPGSPAALIENPKLPRLLPDVLSREEVARLLAAPDTETPLGYRDRTMLELLYAAGLRVSELVGLTLGDFDAQAGLLRVFGKGAKERLTPIHALAREFLATYIATVRGAFRPREPFLFLNRSGTGLTRQAVWKGIKRHALAAGVSRDISPHSLRHSFATHLLEGGADLRTVQMLLGHADISATEIYTHVQAGRLLAVHRAHHPRSGPAAKPAPDEPEQR, encoded by the coding sequence ATGAGCACCGCAAACGCATCCTCCCCCCCTGCCCCCTCCCACCCCTGGGTGGACCGTTACCTGGAGCACCTGGTCGTGGCCAAGGGGCTGTCCGAGCACTCTCTTGCAGCCTATTCTACCGATATCACAAGCTTTTTGATTTTCTTAAACACGCATGACGGCGTGCTGGAACGCGTCACCGACGACACGCTGTTCCTCTATCTGATGCATTTGCGCGCCCGGGGGCTGGCCAGCCGGTCCCTGGCCCGGCACTTGTCGGCCCTGCGGGGATTTTTCGCCTTTGCCGCCGACGAGGCCTGGCTGCCCGGCTCCCCGGCGGCGCTGATTGAGAACCCCAAGCTGCCGCGCCTGTTGCCCGACGTGCTCTCCCGCGAGGAGGTCGCGCGGCTTCTGGCCGCGCCGGATACCGAAACCCCGCTGGGCTACCGCGACCGGACCATGCTGGAACTGCTCTACGCCGCCGGGCTGCGCGTCTCGGAGCTGGTGGGCCTGACGCTTGGCGATTTCGACGCCCAGGCCGGGCTGTTGCGCGTTTTCGGCAAGGGGGCCAAGGAGCGCCTCACCCCCATCCACGCCCTGGCCCGGGAGTTTCTGGCCACCTATATCGCCACGGTACGCGGCGCCTTCCGTCCCCGGGAGCCGTTCCTGTTCCTCAACCGCTCGGGCACGGGCCTCACCCGCCAGGCCGTGTGGAAGGGCATCAAGCGCCACGCCCTGGCCGCCGGCGTGTCCCGGGACATTTCGCCCCACAGCCTGCGCCACTCCTTCGCCACCCATCTGCTCGAAGGCGGGGCCGACCTGCGCACCGTCCAGATGCTGCTCGGCCACGCCGACATCAGCGCCACGGAAATCTATACCCATGTCCAGGCCGGCCGGCTGTTGGCCGTGCACCGCGCCCACCATCCCCGCTCCGGCCCGGCGGCCAAACCCGCTCCGGACGAGCCGGAGCAACGTTAA